The Prunus persica cultivar Lovell chromosome G8, Prunus_persica_NCBIv2, whole genome shotgun sequence genome includes a region encoding these proteins:
- the LOC18768961 gene encoding TMV resistance protein N → MNSSSSSSLPFPASLQEKYDVFLSFRGEDTRDAFTSHLHKALLGKNIDTYIDNRLGKGDDIGPTLLEAIEKSKLALVIFSKDYASSTWCLKELVHILGCKKSYGQIVIPIFYRIDPSHVRKQQGTYALEDRPLKRSRDEVANWRAALEEAANMSGFHYSSKTGTEADFVEKVVQDVLTKLNRESSSDLKGLVGIEKKIEKIESLLCLDSRGVCCVGIWGMGGIGKTTLAGAVFHRHSSKFEVCCFLANVRENSEQTNGLHQLRNKLVGEILKQKDVNIDTPSIPLNILIRLRRTKALIVLDDVNARKQLEYLVGDHDWFCQGSRIIITARDKGILEQKVDHEKIYNVEGLGSDEALELFHSHAFGNKSLTTDYTEFSREVVDYIKGIPLALKVMGSSFRRCKSKQEWEAQWKKVKRVPIGEIQEVLGVSYDGLDDNGKEIFLDIACFHKGCRRNDVERMLDGCDFFGEAGINDLIDRSLVSISKNGYWNGMQLEIHDLVQEMGRAIAREQRSRLFIGKDVYQVLTNNQKDGHVQAISFDWYEIKKLHLELEHANFEKMYELRFLRVSRFLPSMVSLDLPNSLRFLQWDGYPLKSLPSKFSAQNLVVLDMSSNEVEVQLWNENQSPVNLKRISLRFCEYLTEVPNLSRSLNIEHINLPGCKSLVEIPSYFQHLNKLTYLNLVMCNKLKNLAEMPCNLEYLNLSWTAIEELPSSIWSHEKISHLDIKHCRHLKSLPSNSCKLKLSNSFSLEGCESLCEFWELPWNTTVLELSGTTIKELRNKSIKFVGLTAIKLINCKSLVSLPTNIWKLKYLESLDLSRCSNLEHFPEISEAMEHLEFLNLSFTAVKELPPSIGNLVELRKLDLGDCNNLVSLPTNIWKLKSLESLDLSRCSNLEHFPEISEAMEHLEFLNLWSTAVKEVTSSIGNLVALRKLDLGDCSIQEIPDDLFCLTSLQELTLSFTEIKSIPASVKQAAQLSRLFLNGCKSLESLPEFPPLLQHLEADGCTSLKTVSSSSTAITQGWEEYIFYLGLSEKHNFSNCPKLDENARSNIMGDAQLRIMRMAIASSEFKEDKIEQPSYHSDNSYYDFEESLRKRSFVAIRCCGNEIPKWFSHKSEGCSIKIELPGDWFSTDFLGFALSIVVAKDGFSPHAISSIECKYNFKTSNGESHEVNHPLCNLRRDTMGFESIDSYEVFVLWYNNVFEEVVEGAQSPTAFFKLVTEVNVDFIIRSPYDSESYSEGEEVEEEMEVKVEKCGICLLYGKDAEMIKQRAL, encoded by the exons atgaattcttcttcttcttcttctcttccttttcctgcTTCCCTTCAAGAAAAGTACGATGTGTTTCTTAGTTTCAGAGGTGAGGACACACGCGATGCTTTTACCAGCCATCTTCACAAGGCTTTACTTGGGAAGAACATTGACACCTACATAGATAACAGACTTGGGAAAGGAGACGACATTGGACCTACCCTTCTAGAAGCAATCGAGAAATCGAAACTTGCACTAGTCATTTTCTCAAAAGACTATGCTTCTTCCACTTGGTGTTTGAAAGAACTTGTGCATATACTTGGATGCAAGAAAAGCTATGGACAGATTGTTATACCCATTTTTTATCGCATAGATCCATCACATGTACGAAAACAGCAGGGAACTTATGCGCTTGAAGATCGTCCACTTAAGCGCAGCAGGGATGAGGTGGCCAACTGGAGGGCTGCTTTGGAGGAAGCAGCCAATATGTCTGGGTTTCATTATTCCAGCAAAACAGG GACAGAGGCCGATTTTGTTGAGAAAGTTGTTCAAGATGTTTTGACCAAATTGAATCGCGAATCGTCAAGTGATTTAAAGGGTCTGGTTGggattgaaaagaaaattgagaaaattgagtCGTTATTATGCTTGGATTCACGAGGTGTTTGCTGTGTTGGTATTTGGGGCATGGGTGGTATTGGCAAGACCACCCTTGCTGGTGCTGTATTTCACAGGCACTCCTCTAAATTTGaagtttgttgttttcttgcaAATGTCAGGGAGAACTCCGAACAAACAAATGGACTACATCAGTTGCGAAATAAACTTGTTGGTGAGATATTAAAGCAAAAAGATGTAAATATCGACACTCCGTCTATACCACTTAATATTCTAATTAGGCTCAGGCGTACGAAGGCGCTCATTGTTCTCGATGATGTGAATGCTCGAAAACAACTAGAATATCTTGTTGGTGATCATGATTGGTTTTGCCAAGGAAGTCGAATCATTATAACTGCTAGAGATAAAGGCATACTTGAGCAAAAAGTTGACCATGAAAAGATATATAATGTTGAGGGATTAGGTTCTGATGAAGCTCTTGAGCTCTTTCATTCGCATGCTTTTGGAAATAAGTCTCTAACAACAGATTACACTGAGTTCTCAAGAGAGGTGGTGGATTATATTAAGGGCATTCCATTAGCTCTTAAAGTTATGGGGTCCTCATTCCGTCGTTGCAAGAGCAAACAAGAGTGGGAAGCTCAATGGAAAAAAGTGAAACGAGTTCCAATCGGAGAAATCCAGGAAGTGTTGGGAGTAAGTTACGATGGATTAGATGACAATGGGAAGGAGATATTTCTTGATATAGCATGTTTTCATAAAGGCTGTAGGAGGAATGATGTAGAAAGAATGTTAGATGGTTGTGATTTCTTTGGGGAAGCGGGAATCAATGACCTTATTGATAGGTCTCTCGtatcaatttcaaaaaatgGGTACTGGAACGGTATGCAGTTAGAGATACATGATTTGGTGCAAGAAATGGGTAGGGCAATTGCTCGAGAACAACGCAGTAGGTTGTTCATTGGAAAGGATGTCTATCAAGTATTGACAAATAACCAG AAAGATGGACATGTTCAAGCAATATCCTTTGACTGGTATGAGATTAAAAAGCTACACTTGGAGTTGGAACATGCAAACTTCGAAAAGATGTATGAACTGAGATTCCTACGTGTCAGTCGTTTTCTTCCATCAATGGTTTCTCTTGATCTTCCCAACTCTCTTAGATTTCTTCAATGGGACGGTTATCCTTTGAAATCTTTGCCATCAAAATTTTCTGCTCAAAACCTTGTTGTCCTTGATATGTCATCCAACGAAGTTGAGGTGCAACTTTGGAATGAAAACcag AGTCCAGTGAATTTAAAACGGATCAGTCTTCGTTTCTGCGAATATCTAACTGAAGTCCCAAATCTCTCTCGGAGTCTAAATATTGAGCATATAAATCTGCCAGGCTGTAAAAGCTTGGTTGAAATTCCTTCGTATTTTCAACATCTTAACAAGCTTACTTATCTTAACCTTGTGATGTGCAACAAGCTCAAAAATCTTGCCGAGATGCCATGCAATCTTGAATACTTAAATTTGTCTTGGACAGCAATAGAGGAATTGCCTTCATCAATTTGGTCTCACGAAAAAATATCTCACTTAGATATTAAACATTGTAGACACCTGAAGAGTCTTCCAAGCAACAGTTGTAAGCTGAAACTCTCGAATTCTTTTAGTCTAGAAGGCTGCGAATCTCTTTGCGAGTTTTGGGAGCTTCCCTGGAATACAACAGTGCTAGAATTGAGTGGTACAACAATAAAAGAATTGAGGAATAAATCAATAAAGTTTGTTGGTCTCACTGCAATTAAACTGATCAATTGCAAAAGCCTTGTGAGTCTCCCAACGAACATTTGGAAGTTGAAATATCTGGAGAGCCTTGATCTCAGTCGTTGCTCTAACCTTGAACACTTCCCAGAAATCTCGGAGGCTATGGAACATCTGGAGTTTCTAAATTTATCATTTACAGCGGTTAAAGAGCTACCCCCATCAATTGGAAATCTAGTTGAGCTTCGAAAATTAGATCTTGGTGATTGCAACAACCTTGTGAGTCTCCCAACGAACATTTGGAAGTTGAAATCTCTGGAGAGCCTTGATCTCAGTCGTTGCTCTAACCTTGAACACTTCCCAGAAATCTCGGAGGCTATGGAACATCTGGAGTTTCTAAATTTATGGAGCACAGCGGTTAAAGAGGTAACATCATCAATTGGAAATCTAGTTGCACTTCGAAAATTAGATCTCGGTGATTGCAGCATACAAGAAATCCCTGATGACCTTTTTTGCTTAACCTCATTACAAGAGTTAACTCTGAGTTTCACCGAAATTAAGAGCATACCTGCAAGCGTCAAACAAGCTGCTCAACTATCTCGCCTGTTCCTCAACGGTTGCAAGAGCCTTGAATCTTTACCAGAGTTCCCCCCATTGCTGCAACATCTTGAAGCAGATGGTTGCACGTCACTGAAGACAGTGTCAAGTTCAAGCACTGCAATCACACAAGGTTGggaagaatatatattttatctaGGGCTTTCTGAGAAACATAATTTTTCTAATTGCCCAAAGTTGGATGAGAATGCACGAAGCAACATAATGGGTGATGCACAGCTCAGAATTATGCGAATGGCAATTGCTTCGTCAGAGTTTAAAGAAGACAAAATTGAACAACCATCATATCATTCAGATAATAGCTATTATGATTTtgag GAATCTTTACGCAAGAGATCTTTTGTTGCCATTAGATGTTGCGGGaatgaaattccaaaatgGTTCAGCCATAAAAGTGAGGGATGTTCAATAAAGATTGAGCTTCCTGGTGATTGGTTTAGCACAGATTTCTTGGGTTTCGCTCTATCTATTGTTGTTGCAAAGGACGGATTCTCTCCTCATGCGATTTCCAGCATTGAATGCAAGTACAACTTCAAAACTAGTAATGGTGAAAGCCATGAAGTCAACCATCCTTTGTGCAATCTGCGCAGGGATACTATGGGGTTTGAAAGCATAGATTCATATGAAGTGTTTGTGTTGTGGTATAATAATGTCTTTGAAGAAGTTGTAGAGGGAGCTCAAAGCCCCACTGCCTTTTTCAAACTTGTTACGGAGGTCAATGTTGACTTCATCATACGGAGTCCTTATGACAGCGAAAGCTATTCGGAGGgggaggaggtggaggaggagatggAGGTGAAGGTGGAAAAGTGTGGGATATGTCTGTTGTATGGCAAAGATGCTGAGATGATAAAGCAGAGGGCTTTGTAG